In Sander vitreus isolate 19-12246 chromosome 12, sanVit1, whole genome shotgun sequence, the following proteins share a genomic window:
- the LOC144526120 gene encoding proteoglycan 4-like, whose protein sequence is MVMEPGYPKPLASEFPGLTGSISAALAVPATRDRPETVYFFKNGDIMQRYTFPRSSTPSCRKKPKRLAHKAGGEINIKVSLKGFSTPVTSALSMPSPQRSNPYEHYVFSGPLFFRVQISRDLPVLAKPDPYAALAPLPILSPAAVATTSANMAAQNANPPLPANSITVWLRCT, encoded by the exons ATGGTGATGGAGCCGGGCTACCCCAAACCTCTGGCCTCTGAGTTTCCCGGTCTGACAGGAAGCATCAGTGCTGCACTGGCAGTACCAGCCACCAGGGACAGACCGGAGACTGTATACTTCTTTAAGAATG GAGACATCATGCAGAGGTACACCTTCCCACGAAGCAGCACTCCGTCCTGCAGAAAGAAACCAAAACGTCTCGCTCACAAGGCTG GTGGAGAGATCAACATCAAAGTGTCTCTGAAGGGATTCTCCACCCCAGTCACCTCTGCTCTGTCCATGCCCAGCCCTCAGAGGAGCAACCCATACGAGCACTACGTCTTCTCTGGAC CGCTCTTCTTCAGGGTCCAGATTTCACGTGACCTGCCAGTGCTGGCCAAACCTGACCCATATGCAGCCCTTGCACCCCTGCCCATCCTAAGCCCTGCCGCTGTGGCAACCACCTCTGCCAACATGGCCGCTCAAAATGCTAACCCTCCCCTCCCAGCCAACTCCATCACAGTTTGGCTGCGCTGTACCTAG